TTCTTTCCAGTTCCTCTGAATCAATCGTGGTTTTAAAAGTTCCGTAGTTTACGATTACTTTATTTCTGGAAATTTTCTCAATCGTTCCTACACTGGTACTTCCAGTGATTCGTACACGCTGTCCTACTTTCAGCCAGATGGCACGGTCGCTTTTACGTTGTTCCTCAAGCTTTTCATTAGTTTCAGCAATCTTTTCGATAACCTCTTCCTTTTTAAGCTGCTGGGTGATCTTTCTTTTCACAACCTGTAAACGCTTTGATTCATCTTTATCTGCTCCAATCTTTCTGAATTTCTCCTGTTCCAGCAATTTAACGAAATCTTTCACCACGTCTTTTCTGGATTTTCCTTTCGTATAGCTGTCGATGAAAGTTTCAATCTTATTTCCAAACTGAAGCTTGCGGTGTTCCTCTTCATACAGTTTCTGGAAATTGAACAGTTTCTGCTGTAGCTGGTCGTTCAGCTTCTGAAGGTTGTCCCGTTTATCTTCAACAGATTCTTTTCTTTCAGCAAGATCAGACTTCAGTTTTTCAACCTCAAACTTTTCCTGCTGCAGTTTTACAATCGTTTTATCCAGGTTAACGATATCATGCTCTACCTTTTTCTTGGCAGCATGAATGATAAATCTTGGAATTCTGTTCTTCTCTGCCACTTCAAAAGTAAAGGAGCTTCCTGCCTGTCCCACTTCCAGCTTATACATCGGTTCCAGTGTTTCTTCATTGAAAAGCATGGCAGCATTTTGAGCATTCGGAAGCTGTTCAATCACCAGTTTGATATTCGTATAGTGCGTGGTAATAATAGCGAAACTCTTCTTGTCGTAGAAATATTCCATGAAACTTTCAGCCAGCGCTCCTCCCAATTCAGGATCCGAACCTGTTCCGAATTCATCAATAAGAAGCAGGGTTTCTGCATCCGCTTCACGAATGATTCCTGACATCTTTTTCAGTCTGGAAGAATAGGTAGACAGATGATTTTCGATGGATTGATTATCCCCGATATCCGTCATGATCTTATCAAAGAAAAACATTTCTGATCTCGGATGTACCGGAACAAGAATACCACTCTGAATCATTAGCTGAAGCAGCCCCACTGTTTTCAGGGTAATTGATTTCCCCCCGGCATTCGGTCCTGAGATACAGATGATTCGGTTATGTTCAGTAAGGGCAAGGGTCTGAGGATGGATCGTCTTTTTTTCCTGTTTATTTCTCAGCCACAATAAAGGATGGTAAGCATCTTTCAGCCTTAACGTTTTATGGCGGTTAATCTTCGGAAGAATTCCGTTCACCAGTTCACCAAACTTGGCTTTAGCTCTCGTAAGGTCAAGATCAAAAATATACATCTGATATCTCCAGAGCTGAGGCTGGAATTCCGCCAGTTCTGCAGTAAGTTTTCTAAGGATCTTGTCAATTTCCTTTTTCTCTTCCTCTTCGTTTTCGCGCAGCTTGAAATAATGTTTCACAACACTGTCCGGCTGGATATACGTAATGGATCCCGTTTTTGAAATTCCCAGAACTCTTCCCGGAACCCTTTTCTTAAATCCGGACTTTACTGCTAAAACCCTTTGATCTTCAATAATACTTTCGCGGATGTCATCCAGAAATTCACTCTGCCCGTAATTGAACAGGGCCCGGTTGAAATTTTCCTGAATTGCTTTTTTAGCATGCTGGATTTCCGTTCTCAGTTCCTTTAAAATAGGAGAGGCTTCACTTTTCACTTCCCCAAAACGGTTAAAGACCTTATCTACCTTATCAATGATCTCTTTTCTGAACTCCAGAACAGAAGCTTCCTCCATTAAATTAGGGAAGGTTTCGGGCATTGTCGGGAAAAACTTCTGTAGTTTTCCGATCTGTTCCGTGATGGTTTTTATTTTGATGAAAGCACTGTTTTCCAGGCGATAATTCTCGATCAGCATGAGCTTCAGCTCACTTTCAATATCTTCATATTCATCGAACGGAATTGCATTTGAACTTTCAAAACTCGAAAGATATTCCGACGTTTTTTTCAATGAAAGTTCCGCCTCGTCAATTTCCATCGGACGAAGTTGAAGAATTTTTTCTCTCGTTTTCGGAGAATACGCAAATGGAGAGATTTCCGCGAGCAATTGCGGAAACTCTAATTCGTTTAAATCTTCTTTATCTATATACACACTGCAAATTTAGTGAGAAATTTAAAAAATTTGATTACTTTTATTTATACATCTTTATATTGCCTCAATTATGAAAAGAACTCTGTTTTTCCTGTTTTTATTTTTCTTTGCTGTAAGCTGTAAAAAATCAACTGTAAAAAAATTTTTTGAATATGATGAAATTGATTATTACCATAGCGGTATTCAGCAATTAACGCCAGATGGATTGTCAAATGGATTGCTGTCAGGAAATACACCGGAGAACCTGAGGGATATGAAATTTCTGAATGATATGGACAAAATTGGTTTTAAAAAATTTATTATTAATCCATCAGATTTTGATGAAATCAATGAAGTTTTTAGAGAAAAAACTACCTCTGATAACATTTATTCGAAATGTACCCCTATTTACAGAGATGTGTTAATCTTTAAAAAAGAGGGAAAAATAAGCGGGATAGCCAAAATATGTTTTAGCTGTAACCAGAATATGATCATCGGAACAAAAGCCTCAACGGATAATTTTGGACAGAAAGGTGATTATGACAGACTTGAAAAGACTTTAGCAAAAGTCAGAGATCTTCATTAATTGAAGATCTTGGAAAAAATTTAATCATATAGCTAAAAATTTAGATCAGAATTAATGAAACTGGAAACTGAAAGATTACAATTAAAAGAAATCAACGAAAGCTGCGTTGAAGATATTTTGAAAATCCGAAGCAACGAAATCACCAATCAATTTGTTCAGAGAAATTCTCCGAAAAATAATTATGATGCCCTGCAGTTTATTTTAACCATTAAAGAGAGAACTCAAAACAATCAGACATTTTATAGGGGGATTTCTCTAAAAGATCAACCGAATCTGATCGGAACAATTTGTCTCTGGAATTTTTCTGAAGACAGAACTGTGGCAGAAGTCGGTTATGAATTATTACCGGAATATCACAGGCAGGGAATCATGTCGGAAGCATTGAAAGCCGTTTTAAATGTTGCTTTTAATGACCTGCATTTTCAGGAAATTCTGGCAATGACCAATAAGCATAATGAAAATTCGAAAGGCCTTCTTGTAAAACATGGCTTTACTTTAATGGAAGGCAGAATAGATGAAGGACTTCCTCACAACCTTGTTTTTAGTCTGAGAAATTAAATGATGTAAACACTGCATTCTATGATTTATTCAAAAATTTGATATTGCCTGTTTTTTAATTTATATTTGAACTTTTATCAGATAAACCATGAAGAAGTTTTTAACCGTTATTGTTATTTTGGTACTTGTTTTCTTTGTTGTCCTGCAGGTTTTATGTGGTATAACAAAAATAATATCATGAGCAATCAGGCCGTTTTCAAAGTTTATTTGGATGTAAAAGATGAAGATATGGATGAATATTTCGGAGTGGAAAAAGGAACCTATGACAAAGATAAACATGTGATTGTCTGTGATCTTCCTGTAAATGCCGCTGCATTTAAACCGCACAGCCAGATTGTTAACCGTAATATTGCCGAGATCAGCTGTGATGAAAAATATAATCCGGAGATACACGATAAATACGATCAGACTGAACTTGCCGATGGCGGGAGCATGACCCTGATGATTCTTGATAACAATTCACCTGTTCCTGTGCAGATGGTGAATAAAAACCTGGGAGGATCAAGTATTGTAGCAAAAAGACAGGTCTATTTCGACTACGGAAAAGGAATAATCAATCATATCATTTTAGCAAAGGACAAAGTATACGATTATTGTAATAAATAATAAAATAAAATTGATAACCGCCCGCCAATTTTCAAATTAACTCATTTTCAAATTCACAAATTCCCCACATGACCTGGACAGAAGTTTTAGCCCCGATAAAAAATACAGAATATTTTAAAACCCTTTGGGAAAAAGTAAAACAGGAATATGCCGCCACAAAGGTATTTCCACCGAAAGATCAGATTTTCAGAGCACTGGAAATCACTCCTTTTGATGATGTTGAAGTGGTCATTATCGGGCAGGATCCTTATCATAATGATTATCAGGCCAATGGTCTGTGTTTTTCTGTTTCTGAACAGGTAACGGCACCGCCATCCCTTAAAAATATTTTCATCGAATTGAAAGATGACCTTGGAGTGGTGAGAACATCTAAAGAACTGGACGATTGGGGCAAACAGGGAGTTCTTCTTCTGAATGCCACTTTAACGGTTCGAGCCCATACTCCGAACTCTCATAAAGATCTGGGATGGGAAAAGTTCACCGATTTTGTGATCAAAGAGATCTCAGACAAAAAAGAAAATGTGGTCTTTGTACTCTGGGGTGCTTTTGCACAAAAAAAAGCCGAACTTATTGATCCGGCTAAGCATTTTATTTTAAAATCGGCGCATCCGTCACCGTTTTCTGTTCACAGAGGATTTTTTGGAAGCAAACCCTTTTCAAAAATCAACGAATATCTGGTGTCAAAAGGAAAGAAGCCTATTTCTTGGTAGGCACTGAAGTTTCGTCTGCTTTTTTAATACTGATGCCGATCCTGTATTTTCCGGAAAGAGCCCTGGCTCCATCCTGAGATTTAGGATATGGCGTTACCTCTTCAAGCGTAATCACATATCCGTTGAATACTTCCGACTGATGATAATTTTTCCCCGGATGATTTAAAGTGGCCAGATTCAGAACCATAGGTCTGGAAGTAGTTAGCATTGCTTCCACCTGTGCTACGGCAGCTCCGGCCCAGATGCAGTTTACCCCTTCAGGACAGCGGCTGTCTTCAGAAATTCCTTTAAAAGTAACATTCATCTGGTATTCATCCAGAAATTTATTTTCCCCTTCATTCAGGTAAACAATCCCTTTCTGTTCTTTAGGCTGGGTTCCTGAAGGATCAGACATTTTTGTTTCTGTTGTTTTGGGTGGAATTTTGTCTTTCTTCTGGGCATTGCATCCGGCTAAGGCAAGCATTCCCAGGGTTAATATGATGGCTTTCTGGAACATAATCTCTTTTTTAATTTTAAATAATATCGAGCATATCTAACACTACTACCAAAAACATTGCCACACCTACTACGAAACTAAAACCGGTTCCGTAAATAAATCCTACAAAAGCTCCTTTGGTTGACTGTAAGGCCTTTTTCATATCTTTGCTGTCGTGAAGCAGTTCCCCGATAAAAACACCTGCAAACATTCCAATCAGGAAGCCTAAAGGGATAGGAATGAATAATCCAACAATGGTTCCAATGATAGAGCCAATACTTCCCCAGCGTGTACCTCCGTATTTTCTGTTGGTTCTGGCCGGAATCACATAGCTTAAAACTGCAGATGCTGCCGTAAGAATTCCGAATGCCCACACATAAATCATGGGAAGATCAGAGTCTGTTCCGAACTTATAAATCAGAAGCCCACAAATGCTCAGTAGAAGTCCGGGAAGGATCGGAAGAAAAGTTCCAAGTATCCCCAGAACCAATAAAATAAGGCATAGAAGGTTAATTAAGGTAGTATCCATTCTTTAAAAATATAAATGCAAGATAGGAAAAAAGAAGATTTACAGAAGTATTTTAAGAATTTGGGATGAAAATTGATTGGGAATTGTAACATGATCCTTCTTAATTTTATAAATTTGCTGTAATGAAAGACGAAATTCAGGATACCAAAAATTTTTTGCAGGAAATCAGCGACCAGCTTTACATCTATATCAGTCAGGTAACCCCTGCCGGTTTGGATTGGGTGATTCATATTATTGTGAAACTGGCATTGCTTTGCGCTGTTTTTTTAGTTGTGGATTTTATTTTTAAATTCACTATCAATTTTATTTTCAGGTTTTTCCGGAATGATGATAAATATCCGGTGATACGATCGATCTATCAGTCTAAAATTACAAATTCCGTAGCTCATTTTGCCGCTCTTCTTGTTGTGGGAGCTATACATCCTTCCATATTTCCGGCTACCGCACTGCCCAAGACAACCACATTTATCAACAGGTCTGTCAATTTAGGACTGGTGCTCATTCTTGCGGGAATGCTGTACCGTTCATTAACCGGTTTCAGAAACTACTTTACCATTAAGCAGGATTTCTACAAGATCATGGCGCTGAATGCAATTTCGGAAACTGTAAAGATTTTAGGAATTTTTGTCTTCTCCGTAGTTGGAATCTGTGTAATCTTCGGAATCAAAGGAACAACTATTGTAGGAAGTCTGGGGGCAATAACCGCTGTATTGGTATTGGTTTTCAGGGATACTATTTTAGGATTTGTAACCGGCATACACGTAGCGACATCTAAAAACCTGAAGGTAGGGGACTGGGTAAGCATTCCGAAATACAGCATCGAAGGAAATATTACGGAAATAAGTCTTCTGACCACAAAGATCACCAATTTTGATAAGACCGTTTCTACCATACCTACCTATGACCTGTTGACCACAGAGATCAAAAATTTGCAGATCATGTCTGAGTCAAATACCAGGAGAATCAAAAAATCGATTTACTTTAATATTAATTCCTTTAAATTTTTAACAGAGGAAGATATTGAGCGTCTGAAAGAAATCAACCTGATCTCGGATTATATTGACGAGAAAACCCAGGAGATTAAAAAAGAAAAAGAAAGTCTGAAGCACAGTGATAAAACGATCAACGGCAGGCAGCTTACCAATATCGGGGTTTTCAGATATTATGCCCAGAAATATATAGAAAACGACCCTGACATTGATAAAAACGGGGCTAAAATGGTCCGCCAGCTGGATATTACACCACAGGGGCTGCCTCTCGAAGTATACTGTTTTGCAAATGATTCGAAATGGGAACATTTTGAACAGATCCAGGCTGACATTTTCGACCATCTGCTGGTGGCCTCAAAAGAATTTGATCTGCAGGTGATGCAGGTGAGTGTAAAGGTGTAATAAAAACAGAGGGTTAATCCCTGCAACATAGATAATAAATAAGAGAATAAATAGAGAATTGAGTAACTGCCCGGTTCTGAATTTAATCTCCAACTTCCAAAAAGATATGACAAAATTAAGCGTAAACATCAATAAAATCGCAACATTAAGAAATGCCAGAGGAGGCGATACGCCAAGTGTAACAGAGGCAGCGGTTAAAATCCAGGAATTCGGAGGACAGGGGATTACCATCCATCCAAGACCTGACGAAAGACATATAACAAGAAAAGATGTCTACGATCTGAAACCTTTGGTAACTACAGAATTCAATATTGAAGGAAATCCGCACCGTCATTTTATTGATATGGTGCTTGATGTAAAGCCGGAACAGGTAACACTGGTTCCTGATGCTGATGATGCCATCACTTCCAATGCAGGATGGGATACTAAAAAACACTTAGATTTGCTTACGGAGATCATTGCTGAATTTAAAAATGCAGGAATCCGTACCTCAATTTTCCTTGATCCAATGCCGGAACTGGTAGAATACGCTGCGAAAACAGGTGCAGACAGAATTGAGCTGTACACGGAAGCCTACGCAAAAAATTACCTTTCCAATAAAGAGCAGGCTGTAAAACCTTATTATGATACTGCTGTTGTAGCAGCAGAACATGGATTAGGAATCAATGCCGGGCATGACCTTAGTCTTGAAAACTTAAAATATTTTGCAGACCATGTTCCCAATCTGCTCGAAGTATCAATCGGTCACGCCCTTATTTCGGAAGCTTTGTATATGGGACTTGAAAATACAGTCCAGGCTTATCTGAAGAGACTGGCCAAATGGTAAAAGACAAATCAGGCCGGATGAATATCTGGCCTTTTTCCTTTCTGATTATTAATCTTTAAAATTTTAATTCCTAAAAAATGGAAACCTTAAACTCAAAAATATTCGGTGAAAATTTAACAACAACACCTCTTCTTGTATTCCACGGATTGTTTGGAATGCTTGATAACTGGGGGACCTTCGGGAAAGACCTGGGAGAATACCTTCCGGTACACCTGATCGACCTTAGAAATCACGGCAGAAGTTTTCACTCAGACCAGATGTCCCATGATGATCTTGCGGATGACATTGCCCGCTATATGGATCATTACGGAATTCAGAAAGCCCATGTTTTAGGACATTCGTTAGGTGGGAAAGCAGTAATGCAGTTCGCTATAAAATATCCTGAAAGAGTAGAAAAGCTGATTGTCGTAGATATTTCCCCTAAAGCATACCCTCCACATCATCAGGGAATCATTAAGGCATTGGAAACCGTGGATTTTGATATCGTTGGATCAAGAGGTGATGTAGAAGCTGTTCTTACCCAATATATTCCTGAAAAATCAACAATTCAGTTCCTGGCGAAAAACCTGTATTGGGATGATAATAAAAAGCTGAACTGGAGATTCAATCTTAAAACACTTTCTGAAAAATATAACGAATTTGTTTCAAATGCTATAAAATTTGGTGTGTTTGAAGGTGATGCTTTATTTATTGCAGGAGAAAAATCAAACTATATCCTGCCACAGGATGAATACGGTATTAAACAGCAGTTTCCAAAAGCCAGGATTGTCACTGTAAAAAATGCAGGACATTGGGTTCAGGCTGAAAATCCTGTTGATTTTGCAATAGTTGTTAAGCAATTTTTAGGTTTGGATTAAATTGATTCTCTGTGTTTTATATTTTAGTTAAAATTTTCTTAAAATAAGATAATATTTCCCCAGGTAATGAAATTTTTGTATTTTAGTTTTAGAGAAAAACTAAAAATATTAACTTATGGAAAAGAAAAACTCAAAAAAACCGTTCTTTGCTTCGTTTTTAGAGAAACAAATTCAAGATCCGGAAAAAATTCAGGGAGGAGGATTATCAGATCCTTCATCGGATATTATTACTCTTCCGGCAAGAGATCAGGTTACATCAGTTACCCTTGACAGTGTTACCCTTCCCTATAAGGACAACATTGTTACGATGAAACATCCTTCCGACAGCGATGAAGCCGGAGAGCTGGATTATCTGTAACCACAAGGCCTAAGAATTTTATTAACCAACCAAACTAAAATACTATGAAAAAGAACAACTCTAAGAAACCGTTTTTTGCTTCATTTCTGGAAAAGCAGATTCATGATCCTGAAAAAATACAGGGAGGAGGAACAACTCCTGATACAGATGTGATCACTCACCCTGCTACAGACGGAAGTACGTCGCCTATTCTCGATAATATGACAACTCCAAAACAAGACTATATCGAGACCAAGAAGTATCCATCCGACAGCGATGAAGCTGGAAACTTTTAACCCCCAAATTCAATTATTATGAAAAACAAAAATTCAAAAAAGAAACCGTTTTTTGCATCCTTTCTTGAAAAGCAGGTTGCAGACCCTGAAACTGTAAAAGGTGGTGGAACAGGAATTATCACCATCCCTGAAAAAGATGGAATCACAAAGCCTTCATTAGATACCGCTACATCCCCGAAAGATGATATGGCTCACACGCTGAAGTATCCTTCAGACGGAGATGATGATTCACCTACAGTTCCGCTTTAATAATGACATGAAATACTAACGTTAATACAATCATATCAAAGGAAACTTACCACTAAGTTTCCTTTTTTAATAAAACCGGCAAATGATTCTCTGCATTACCCATTCACAGGATTTTTATAATATCGATATCTTTTCTGAATATCTTGCCTCTAAGAATATTCCTTATTTCAGACTGAATTCGGACAGGATGAACCACCTTCAGAAAATAAACGTCACTGAAGATTCATTTGAGCTGACTGATGAAAATGGAAATACCATTCATTCTAATGAAATAAAAGGAGTGTGGCACAGAAAAGCCTGGGGAATAAAGGCTCCTGAAGAACTGGATAAAGACTACGAGAAAATATTCCTTAAAGGGTATGAAAATATCCGCTATAACCTTATTACTGTGCTGGAAGATGTTCCATGGATTAACCCTTATGAAAATGAACGGAAAATCGACGGAAATAAAATGCTTCAGCTGAAACTTGCCGAAAAAAACGGCTTAACTATTCCTAAAACCATTTTTTCTAATGATGAAGAGAAAATACTTTCTTTTTTTCATACCTGTTGTGAAGGAAAAGCAGTAGCCAAGCTTCATAGCCTGACCTCAAAATCCATGAGCGGGGAAACTTTGATCTCAACCATGATCATTGATGAAACAACGCTGGATCATATTTCTGATATAGCTTACTGTCCCATGATCTTTCAGCCGTATATCGACAAAGAGTATGAGCTGCGTATCGTATATATCGCCGGTGATTTTTTTACCGGAAAGATCAATAACAGTGAACATGCCGATTGGAGAATTGCCCATGAAGGTCAGTTCTGGTCAGCTTATGACCTGCCGCAGCATATCAAAACAGGATTGGTTTCCATGATGGAAGAAATGGGGCTTTATATCGGAGCTATTGATATGATCAAAGGAAAAGACGGGGAATATTATTTCCTGGAAGTAAACCCTCAGGGAGAATGGGGAATGCTGCAAAAAGAGCTGGGTTTCCCCATAGCAGAAAGAATTGCCGACAACCTTATAAAAAGAATCTATACCCATGAATAAAATTTTAATCATTACCCATACCGCAGATAATTTCTCCATTGAAAAAGTAACAGAATACATAGAAAAGAACGGCTGTGAAGTCATCCGCTTTGATGTTGACCTTTATCCGCTTCAAAACAAACTCACAACTTCTTTTCAGGATGGTGAATGGGTAAGTATTCTTGAAACACCGGATGCTAAATACCGTCTGGACGATATTGCTGCTGTATGGTACAGAAGGGCATATAATATGGGGCACGGGCTTAGAGAAGAAATGGACCCTAAATTCTTTGGAGCAGCGATGGGAGAGATCCGCAACACGCTTTTCGGATTCCTGGAATCTATAGATACTTATGCTCTTGGAAAACCAAGTGTTTACAGGAGGTTAGACAGTAAAGAAGAACAGCTTAAAATTGCTGATAAAATAGGGCTTAAAATTCCTGAATCCTGCATCACAAACAATCCTGAAGAAGCCAAAAAATTCATCCTGAAACATCAGAATGTAGTTGCTAAAATGCAGACCGGTTTTGCTATTTATGAAGACGGAGTAGAATGTGTGGTGTTCACCAATGTAGTCAGCGAAGATAAACTTGATGAACTGGATTCGCTTCTGTACTGCCCGATGCAGTTTCAAAAGAAAATTGAAAAGAAAAAAGAACTCCGTGTAACTGTTGTGGGCCGAGATGTATATACTTTTGAAATCGATTCCCAACAGTCTGAAGAAGCCAAAATAGACTGGCGAAAAGACGGGGTGAATCTCATCAAAAAATGGGAGAGAACAGAATTACCTGCTGATATTGAAGCGAAGATCCTGGAACTACTGGACGTTTATAACGTGGATTATGGCGCTATCGATATTATCGTTTCGCCGGAGGATGAATATTACTTTATTGAAATCAATGCTGCCGGTGAATTTTTCTGGCTGGATAATCTTACGGAAGGACATCTTATCTCAAAAAGTATCGCTGATGTCCTTTGCGATAAAGCTCCAAGAAGAAATAATATGGTCTTAGTTTAATGAAAAGCAGATTTTTGTTGGAAATATTACATCTACGGAGTAGGTGAAAAAATAGCGCCCTTTAGTTTGTAAAAAGAAATTAAGTTTACAGAATTAAACCATTCACAAGAAACTTTGCGTAAACCTCAACAAAAAATATATAAATCAAAAAGATCCGCGTCATCTGCCCGATCTGCGAGCGTAAGAAATTCTCTTGCAGATTTGCAGATGTTTGCGTGATAAATTAAAACGTTATCGGTTTTCAAAAACTATGATGTTTGTAACTATATTTTCCATTCAGAATCCCAAATATTTTATAAATTAAGCAGAATTCTGCTTTAAAAATCGCAAATTTGCAGAAGCAATTTTTCAGAAATTTCTAATGATACAATGGAGAATTGCCAGAGAGAAAATATTGTCATATTTTAGTCAGCAATCAAGTAGAATAATTAATGGTTTTTGTAACGGGTGCAACCGGAATCCTGGGAAGGATCATCGTTTTAGAGCTTCTTAAAAAGGGAAGAAACGTACGAGCTTCCAAAAGACCGGGCAGCAATTTAAACGATGTAAGACATTCTTACAGTTTTTATACGGAAGATCCTGAAGGCTTTTTCAATAAGATTGAGTGGGTGGATGTAGATTTTGATGATCAGGATTCCCTGCAGGATGCATTGAAGGACATAGATGAGGTCTATCATTGTGCCGCAAAAGTAGGATTTGATCCGAAAGACGATAAAGAAATGTACCATACCAATGTAAAAGGTACAGAAAACCTGCTGTATGCGTGTGAGGGTTCGGAAGTCAGAAAATTCCTGCATGTGAGCACAATTGCTGTTTTAGATACATACAATGAAAAAGGAGAGCTGGATGAAAGTTCAGATTTCAATCCCAAAGAAGAGCATTCCGCTTATGGAATTTCCAAACATCTTGCTGAAATGGAAGTGTGGAGAGCATCCGCAGAAGGTTTGAATACCGTGATCGTAAATCCCGGAATGATCATAGGGAGCGGGAACTGGGGACAGAGCAGCGGGGATATTTTTCCTACTTTTGAAAAAAACAGCTTTACATTTTCCGGAGGAACCAGTTATGTGGATGTAAGAGATGCAGCTAAAATTTCTATAGAATTGATGGATAGAAATGTTTTCGGAGAGCGCTTTATCCTTATTTCTGACAATAAAAGATATGCTGATCTTGGAAAACAGATCAGATCAAAACTGGGACTCAAAGAAGCCAGAATTCTTACAAGATCCCAGCTGAATATCGGAAGGGCTGCCAATATTCTATTCGGATGGCTTATTCCCAAACTGAGAATGATTACCAGATCAAACATAGAATCGATCTCATCCCTCAATACCATTTCCAATCAAAAAATTAAAGACAGGCTGGATTATCAGTTTATTTCTGTAGAAGAAAGTATTGATTTCCATCTTAAAAATTATATTAACGACAAAAAGCTGACTCAATGAATCTTGCAGAGGCAATTATCCTTAAAAATGTAGAAAAACATCCTGTAAAATCGGCAATCGGCTTTAAAAAGAAAGAAGAAAACTGGAAAGAGCTGAGCTGGAAAAAGCTCGGTGAAATCGTTTTTAAAACAGCTAATGCACTGAAAAATGCCGGGATTCA
This region of Chryseobacterium vaccae genomic DNA includes:
- a CDS encoding uracil-DNA glycosylase; protein product: MTWTEVLAPIKNTEYFKTLWEKVKQEYAATKVFPPKDQIFRALEITPFDDVEVVIIGQDPYHNDYQANGLCFSVSEQVTAPPSLKNIFIELKDDLGVVRTSKELDDWGKQGVLLLNATLTVRAHTPNSHKDLGWEKFTDFVIKEISDKKENVVFVLWGAFAQKKAELIDPAKHFILKSAHPSPFSVHRGFFGSKPFSKINEYLVSKGKKPISW
- a CDS encoding microviridin/marinostatin family tricyclic proteinase inhibitor, whose translation is MKKNNSKKPFFASFLEKQIHDPEKIQGGGTTPDTDVITHPATDGSTSPILDNMTTPKQDYIETKKYPSDSDEAGNF
- a CDS encoding pyridoxine 5'-phosphate synthase, with the protein product MTKLSVNINKIATLRNARGGDTPSVTEAAVKIQEFGGQGITIHPRPDERHITRKDVYDLKPLVTTEFNIEGNPHRHFIDMVLDVKPEQVTLVPDADDAITSNAGWDTKKHLDLLTEIIAEFKNAGIRTSIFLDPMPELVEYAAKTGADRIELYTEAYAKNYLSNKEQAVKPYYDTAVVAAEHGLGINAGHDLSLENLKYFADHVPNLLEVSIGHALISEALYMGLENTVQAYLKRLAKW
- a CDS encoding endonuclease MutS2 produces the protein MYIDKEDLNELEFPQLLAEISPFAYSPKTREKILQLRPMEIDEAELSLKKTSEYLSSFESSNAIPFDEYEDIESELKLMLIENYRLENSAFIKIKTITEQIGKLQKFFPTMPETFPNLMEEASVLEFRKEIIDKVDKVFNRFGEVKSEASPILKELRTEIQHAKKAIQENFNRALFNYGQSEFLDDIRESIIEDQRVLAVKSGFKKRVPGRVLGISKTGSITYIQPDSVVKHYFKLRENEEEEKKEIDKILRKLTAELAEFQPQLWRYQMYIFDLDLTRAKAKFGELVNGILPKINRHKTLRLKDAYHPLLWLRNKQEKKTIHPQTLALTEHNRIICISGPNAGGKSITLKTVGLLQLMIQSGILVPVHPRSEMFFFDKIMTDIGDNQSIENHLSTYSSRLKKMSGIIREADAETLLLIDEFGTGSDPELGGALAESFMEYFYDKKSFAIITTHYTNIKLVIEQLPNAQNAAMLFNEETLEPMYKLEVGQAGSSFTFEVAEKNRIPRFIIHAAKKKVEHDIVNLDKTIVKLQQEKFEVEKLKSDLAERKESVEDKRDNLQKLNDQLQQKLFNFQKLYEEEHRKLQFGNKIETFIDSYTKGKSRKDVVKDFVKLLEQEKFRKIGADKDESKRLQVVKRKITQQLKKEEVIEKIAETNEKLEEQRKSDRAIWLKVGQRVRITGSTSVGTIEKISRNKVIVNYGTFKTTIDSEELERI
- a CDS encoding alpha/beta fold hydrolase, which translates into the protein METLNSKIFGENLTTTPLLVFHGLFGMLDNWGTFGKDLGEYLPVHLIDLRNHGRSFHSDQMSHDDLADDIARYMDHYGIQKAHVLGHSLGGKAVMQFAIKYPERVEKLIVVDISPKAYPPHHQGIIKALETVDFDIVGSRGDVEAVLTQYIPEKSTIQFLAKNLYWDDNKKLNWRFNLKTLSEKYNEFVSNAIKFGVFEGDALFIAGEKSNYILPQDEYGIKQQFPKARIVTVKNAGHWVQAENPVDFAIVVKQFLGLD
- a CDS encoding GNAT family N-acetyltransferase, whose amino-acid sequence is MKLETERLQLKEINESCVEDILKIRSNEITNQFVQRNSPKNNYDALQFILTIKERTQNNQTFYRGISLKDQPNLIGTICLWNFSEDRTVAEVGYELLPEYHRQGIMSEALKAVLNVAFNDLHFQEILAMTNKHNENSKGLLVKHGFTLMEGRIDEGLPHNLVFSLRN
- a CDS encoding microviridin/marinostatin family tricyclic proteinase inhibitor, yielding MEKKNSKKPFFASFLEKQIQDPEKIQGGGLSDPSSDIITLPARDQVTSVTLDSVTLPYKDNIVTMKHPSDSDEAGELDYL
- a CDS encoding DUF456 domain-containing protein gives rise to the protein MDTTLINLLCLILLVLGILGTFLPILPGLLLSICGLLIYKFGTDSDLPMIYVWAFGILTAASAVLSYVIPARTNRKYGGTRWGSIGSIIGTIVGLFIPIPLGFLIGMFAGVFIGELLHDSKDMKKALQSTKGAFVGFIYGTGFSFVVGVAMFLVVVLDMLDII
- a CDS encoding mechanosensitive ion channel family protein, producing the protein MKDEIQDTKNFLQEISDQLYIYISQVTPAGLDWVIHIIVKLALLCAVFLVVDFIFKFTINFIFRFFRNDDKYPVIRSIYQSKITNSVAHFAALLVVGAIHPSIFPATALPKTTTFINRSVNLGLVLILAGMLYRSLTGFRNYFTIKQDFYKIMALNAISETVKILGIFVFSVVGICVIFGIKGTTIVGSLGAITAVLVLVFRDTILGFVTGIHVATSKNLKVGDWVSIPKYSIEGNITEISLLTTKITNFDKTVSTIPTYDLLTTEIKNLQIMSESNTRRIKKSIYFNINSFKFLTEEDIERLKEINLISDYIDEKTQEIKKEKESLKHSDKTINGRQLTNIGVFRYYAQKYIENDPDIDKNGAKMVRQLDITPQGLPLEVYCFANDSKWEHFEQIQADIFDHLLVASKEFDLQVMQVSVKV